In Nicotiana tabacum cultivar K326 chromosome 17, ASM71507v2, whole genome shotgun sequence, one DNA window encodes the following:
- the LOC107825397 gene encoding mitochondrial outer membrane protein porin of 34 kDa (The RefSeq protein has 1 substitution compared to this genomic sequence), translating to MGKGPGLYTEIGKKTRDLLYKDYQSDHKFTITTYSPTGVAITSSGTKKGDLFLADVNTQLKNKNITTDIKVDTNSNLFTTITVDDAAPGLKTILSFRVPDQRSGKLEVQYLHEYAGISTSVGLTANPIVNFSGVVGTNILALGTDVSFDSKTGDFTKCNAGLSFTNADLVASLNLNDKGDNLSASYYHSVSPFTSTAVGAEVNHCFSTNENTITVGTQHRLDPLTSVKARVNNFGKASALLQHEWRPKSLFTISGEVDTKSVDKGAKFGLALALKP from the exons ATGGGCAAGGGACCTGGTCTTTACACTGAAATCGGCAAGAAGACTCGAG ATCTATTGTACAAGGACTACCAGAGTGACCACAAGTTCACTATTACCACCTACTCTCCCACCGGAGTT GCTATTACTTCATCAGGAACGAAGAAAGGTGATCTGTTTTTGGCTGATGTTAACACTCAGTTGAAGAACAAGAATATTACAACAGACATTAAAGTAGACACAAATTCCAAC CTCTTCACAACCATAACGGTTGATGACGCTGCTCCCGGGTTGAAGACAATTTTAAGCTTTAGAGTTCCTGATCAAAGGTCTGGAAAG TTGGAAGTTCAATATTTGCACGAGTATGCTGGGATAAGCTCCAGTGTTGGGTTAACAGCAAACCCCATTGTTAACTTTTCTGGTGTTGTCGGTACCAACATTCTTGCTCTTGGAACTGATGTATCCTTTGACTCCAAAACAGGAGATTTCACCAAATGCAATGCCGGTTTGAGCTTCACAAATGCTGACCTTGTTGCTTCTTTGAATCT GAATGATAAGGGAGATAATCTGAGTGCATCTTACTACCACTCCGTCAGCCCTTTCACAAGTACTGCTGTTGGGGCTGAGGTGAACCATTGCTTCTCCACCAATGAGAACACCATCACCGTTGGCACTCAGCATCGATTGGATCCTTTGACCAGTGTGAAGGCAAGGGTTAACAACTTTGGCAAGGCTAGTGCTCTGCTTCAACATGAGTGGCGTCCAAAGTCTCTTTTCACCATTTCAGGAGAAGTGGACACTAAATCTGTTGACAAGGGTGCCAAGTTTGGACTCGCTTTGGCTCTCAAGCCATAG